Proteins encoded in a region of the Haloarcula sp. CBA1129 genome:
- a CDS encoding glycoside hydrolase family 15 protein, producing the protein MGLRRSLDDYKRNKETAEVFPGEQRTQMGQFTGSTQRLIHVDPSGSIRDYSYPLSGLHGLSSSRFGVRFDQTIEWFDTLEGASQTLHEGTVETIHNFEKFDVVQRDFTNALTHATAFKLRGETPDSIELVGFVELTPEGQEGRIGQLVHDDELVEVYHNREHTYLGASTELEITPEVMEKFDEVLADEPKSFPRKGESESYEGSRLTGGVRFRTEFEDGRTTVITTLSDIEEQPRSASLKHVADQTQRYSDPSKLLTDAQQSGLTPDITDQLVQMDLHVLDLLSAPTGARIAGPDFDPHYQYSGGYGYTWFRDDGEISTFLLEADERLGLDIENRHRKSAEFYLQTQLDDGRWPHRVWPMNGRLAPGWANGHVEGSETQYQADQTASVLVFLAEYLATHHESLPKDTATDIETALELGVGGMDISLETDGLPTECENAWENMNGRFTHTAAKFMQAYSTIATAPLADTLQNHAATQARRIYDALETMWCPDEKIYGLRLVDGNLDVRIDSTTFSLIDAHLAYRDVGDISDERYSRLATHLETAFERLWTETDAIRGLTRFEEDTWRRRNQGNEKIWTVSTGWGAYAAEKAIRLFSTTSQQFDPTAWSDRLFTEIDLTGSLCLSSGYLPEQFFDSGTPDSATPLGWSHAIRLATYAARSTRNVEPAVERQSGKR; encoded by the coding sequence ATGGGACTCCGACGGTCACTCGATGATTACAAGCGAAACAAAGAGACGGCAGAGGTATTTCCGGGCGAACAGCGCACACAGATGGGGCAGTTCACTGGTTCGACGCAACGATTGATACACGTTGATCCATCCGGTTCGATTCGAGATTATTCGTATCCCCTATCTGGACTCCACGGGCTCTCCTCGTCCCGGTTTGGCGTTCGATTTGACCAGACAATCGAATGGTTCGATACGCTCGAGGGGGCGTCACAGACGTTGCATGAAGGGACCGTTGAGACCATCCACAACTTCGAGAAATTCGATGTTGTGCAGCGCGATTTCACCAACGCTCTCACGCATGCGACTGCGTTCAAACTCCGAGGTGAGACACCGGATTCTATCGAACTCGTCGGATTCGTGGAGCTCACTCCGGAGGGACAGGAAGGACGAATCGGACAGTTGGTTCATGACGACGAACTCGTCGAAGTATATCACAACCGGGAGCACACCTATTTGGGGGCATCGACAGAACTGGAAATTACGCCGGAAGTGATGGAGAAATTCGACGAAGTTCTTGCTGACGAGCCCAAGTCATTCCCGCGAAAGGGTGAATCCGAAAGCTATGAGGGGAGTCGTCTCACTGGTGGTGTGAGATTCCGTACCGAATTCGAAGATGGGCGGACAACTGTCATCACTACACTGTCGGACATCGAGGAGCAACCACGGTCTGCCAGTCTTAAGCACGTCGCTGACCAGACACAGCGCTACAGCGACCCATCGAAGTTACTCACCGACGCCCAACAGTCAGGACTGACTCCGGACATCACGGACCAACTCGTCCAAATGGACCTCCATGTCCTTGACCTGTTGTCTGCGCCGACGGGTGCCCGAATAGCAGGTCCTGATTTCGATCCGCATTATCAGTACTCCGGCGGCTACGGGTACACTTGGTTCCGGGACGATGGGGAGATTTCGACATTTCTCTTGGAGGCCGACGAGAGGCTCGGTCTCGACATAGAGAACCGACACCGTAAGAGCGCCGAATTTTATCTCCAGACGCAACTGGATGACGGTCGTTGGCCCCACCGAGTGTGGCCGATGAACGGTCGGCTGGCACCTGGCTGGGCAAACGGGCACGTGGAGGGGTCCGAAACACAGTATCAAGCCGACCAGACTGCAAGCGTCCTCGTCTTCCTCGCGGAATACCTCGCTACGCACCACGAGTCGCTCCCGAAAGACACGGCCACAGATATCGAGACTGCACTGGAGCTAGGAGTAGGAGGGATGGACATCTCGCTGGAAACGGACGGATTACCGACCGAATGCGAGAACGCATGGGAGAATATGAACGGTCGGTTCACGCATACTGCTGCGAAGTTCATGCAGGCATACAGTACTATTGCGACTGCACCGCTGGCTGACACCCTACAGAACCATGCAGCAACGCAAGCGAGGAGAATCTACGATGCACTTGAGACAATGTGGTGTCCCGACGAGAAAATTTACGGGCTTCGTTTGGTTGATGGGAACCTAGACGTGCGGATCGACAGTACCACGTTCTCACTGATAGACGCACACTTGGCTTACAGAGATGTAGGCGATATCAGCGATGAGCGATACTCTAGACTGGCGACTCACCTCGAGACTGCGTTCGAGCGTCTCTGGACGGAAACGGACGCCATTCGCGGACTGACGCGGTTCGAAGAGGATACGTGGCGTCGACGAAACCAAGGAAATGAAAAGATTTGGACCGTCTCGACTGGCTGGGGCGCATACGCGGCCGAAAAAGCAATTCGACTGTTCTCGACGACGTCTCAGCAGTTCGACCCGACGGCGTGGTCTGACCGTCTGTTTACTGAAATTGA